One uncultured Alphaproteobacteria bacterium genomic region harbors:
- the arsA gene encoding Arsenical pump-driving ATPase, with the protein MLKEIPVPLPEIATRYAFFTGKGGVGKTSLSCATGLALAEAGRRVLIVSTDPASNLDEVLGTPLGPNPTLVEDVPNLFALNIDPEAAAQAYKERMVAPYRGILPSAAIASMEEQFSGACTVEIAAFDEFAKLLGAPQATEGFDHVIFDTAPTGHTLRLLTLPSAWSGFIASSTGGASCLGPLAGLDAQRALYAATVAHLADPAMTTVVLVARPDRPALREAERTRGELADLGVRNLHLAVNGVFAAARPGDAIADAMTRRAAHALAEMPAGLAGLPRTETPLIPQGTVGLDGLRAVACGVIGAAEGPAPLPSPLPTGSLDALIDEIANAGRGVVMTMGKGGVGKTTIAAKIAVELARRGYKATLTTTDPAAHVAYSVSEPVPGLEITRVDPEREVGLYREEVLRKAGSGLDAAGRAMLEEDLRSPCTEEIAVFRAFARTVDQGKDRFVVVDTAPTGHTILLLDAAESYHREVLRTQADMPEAVRNLLPRLRDPEFTRAIIVTLPESTPVHEAERLQGDLARAEIAPFAWVINQSLLASGTADPLLKQRGGYEASFIAKVTDDLAQRAALIPWRADEA; encoded by the coding sequence TTGCTGAAGGAGATTCCCGTGCCGCTTCCCGAGATTGCGACCCGTTACGCGTTCTTTACCGGCAAGGGCGGCGTGGGAAAAACCTCGCTCTCCTGTGCCACCGGTCTCGCCCTCGCCGAGGCCGGGCGGCGGGTGCTGATCGTCAGCACCGATCCGGCCTCCAACCTCGACGAGGTGCTGGGAACCCCGCTCGGCCCGAACCCGACGCTGGTAGAGGATGTGCCAAATCTGTTCGCCCTCAACATCGACCCGGAGGCGGCGGCGCAGGCGTACAAGGAGCGCATGGTCGCGCCTTACCGGGGCATCCTGCCGTCTGCGGCGATCGCCAGTATGGAGGAGCAGTTTTCGGGAGCCTGTACCGTCGAGATCGCCGCTTTCGACGAGTTCGCCAAGCTTCTCGGCGCGCCCCAGGCGACCGAGGGCTTCGATCATGTGATCTTCGATACCGCTCCCACCGGCCATACGCTGCGGCTGCTGACCCTGCCCTCCGCGTGGAGCGGCTTCATCGCCTCCTCGACCGGCGGCGCATCGTGTCTCGGGCCGCTCGCCGGGCTCGATGCCCAGCGCGCGCTCTACGCCGCCACCGTCGCGCATCTCGCCGATCCGGCGATGACCACCGTGGTGCTGGTGGCCCGGCCCGATCGCCCGGCGCTGCGGGAGGCCGAACGCACCCGTGGCGAACTGGCCGACCTCGGCGTCCGCAATCTTCATCTCGCGGTCAACGGCGTTTTCGCCGCGGCCCGGCCAGGCGACGCGATCGCCGATGCGATGACCCGGCGCGCCGCCCATGCGCTGGCCGAAATGCCCGCCGGTCTCGCAGGATTGCCCCGTACCGAGACGCCTCTGATCCCGCAGGGCACGGTGGGGCTGGACGGTCTGCGCGCCGTGGCCTGCGGCGTCATCGGTGCCGCCGAGGGTCCTGCGCCATTGCCGTCGCCGCTGCCGACCGGGAGCCTCGACGCTCTGATCGACGAGATCGCCAACGCCGGGCGCGGCGTGGTGATGACGATGGGCAAGGGCGGCGTCGGCAAGACCACGATCGCCGCGAAGATCGCGGTCGAACTGGCCCGGCGCGGCTACAAGGCGACCCTCACCACCACCGATCCGGCGGCGCACGTCGCCTATTCCGTGAGCGAACCCGTACCGGGCCTGGAGATTACCCGGGTGGATCCGGAACGCGAGGTCGGGTTGTATCGCGAGGAGGTGCTCCGGAAGGCGGGCAGCGGTCTCGACGCGGCGGGTCGCGCCATGCTGGAAGAGGATTTGCGGTCGCCCTGCACCGAGGAGATCGCGGTGTTCCGCGCCTTCGCCCGCACCGTCGACCAGGGCAAGGACCGCTTCGTGGTGGTCGACACCGCGCCCACCGGGCACACCATTCTGCTGCTCGATGCCGCCGAATCCTATCACCGCGAGGTGCTGCGGACCCAGGCCGACATGCCGGAGGCGGTCCGCAATCTGCTGCCGCGGCTGCGCGACCCCGAGTTCACCCGCGCGATCATCGTCACCCTGCCGGAAAGTACGCCGGTGCATGAGGCCGAACGGCTCCAGGGCGACCTCGCGCGGGCCGAGATCGCGCCGTTCGCCTGGGTGATCAACCAGAGCCTGCTGGCGAGCGGCACTGCCGATCCTCTGCTGAAACAGCGGGGGGGCTATGAAGCCTCCTTCATCGCGAAGGTGACCGACGATCTCGCGCAGCGTGCCGCCCTGATTCCGTGGCGGGCGGACGAAGCCTGA
- the arsD gene encoding Arsenical resistance operon trans-acting repressor ArsD — protein sequence MKLEVYDPAMCCSSGVCGPDVDPALVAFAADLKWLAERGVEVRRYNLGQEPQAFAANPAVVKEMEAGIDRLPVLVLDGKVIATGGYLSRDQLARKLGIEAAPAAASRCCSPTSGCC from the coding sequence ATGAAGCTCGAAGTCTACGATCCCGCGATGTGTTGTTCGTCCGGCGTCTGCGGTCCCGACGTCGATCCGGCGCTGGTGGCCTTCGCCGCCGATCTCAAGTGGCTGGCGGAGCGCGGCGTCGAGGTGCGGCGCTACAACCTCGGCCAGGAACCGCAGGCGTTCGCCGCCAATCCCGCGGTGGTCAAGGAGATGGAGGCGGGCATCGACCGCCTGCCGGTGCTCGTGCTCGACGGCAAGGTGATCGCCACCGGCGGCTATCTTTCGCGCGACCAACTCGCCCGCAAGCTCGGCATCGAAGCGGCTCCCGCCGCCGCGTCGCGCTGCTGTTCTCCCACCTCCGGCTGTTGCTGA
- a CDS encoding Transcriptional regulator, ArsR family codes for MEQRIALAAFAALSQTTRLDVFRLLVAYEPDGLPSGEIARRLDVPANTLSSHLGVLARAGLVMAERQGRTIIYRARMDNIQSLVGFMVNACCQGRYETCGFPLPVPPQRQIGGPMSDRVYNVLFLCTGNSVRSILAESILRMDGEGRFRAFSAGSHPKGDVHPLARKVLGELGYPTDDLRSKSWDEFSGADAPQMDFVFTVCDNAAGEICPIWPGHPLTAHWGIEDPAQAEGAELQKEAAFVTAFRYLKNRISVFLALPIEKVDRLALGNRLRDIGQLDGATMKASADRV; via the coding sequence ATGGAACAACGCATCGCCCTCGCCGCATTCGCCGCCCTGTCGCAGACCACCCGTCTCGACGTCTTCCGCCTGCTCGTCGCCTACGAACCGGATGGCCTCCCCTCCGGCGAGATCGCGCGACGCCTCGACGTGCCCGCCAATACGCTCTCCTCCCACCTCGGCGTGCTGGCGCGTGCCGGGCTGGTGATGGCCGAGCGGCAGGGGCGGACGATCATCTACCGGGCGCGGATGGACAACATCCAGAGCCTCGTGGGCTTCATGGTCAACGCCTGTTGCCAGGGGCGCTACGAGACCTGCGGTTTCCCGCTTCCCGTTCCGCCGCAACGACAGATCGGAGGCCCCATGTCCGATCGGGTTTACAACGTGCTGTTCCTCTGCACCGGCAACTCCGTCCGCTCGATCCTCGCCGAAAGCATCCTGCGGATGGACGGCGAGGGGCGCTTCCGGGCGTTTTCCGCCGGGAGCCACCCCAAAGGCGACGTTCACCCGCTTGCGCGCAAAGTGCTGGGCGAACTGGGCTACCCCACCGACGATCTGCGCTCGAAAAGCTGGGACGAATTCTCCGGCGCCGATGCGCCGCAGATGGATTTCGTCTTCACCGTTTGCGACAACGCCGCCGGGGAGATCTGCCCGATCTGGCCCGGCCATCCGCTGACCGCCCACTGGGGCATCGAGGACCCGGCGCAGGCGGAAGGCGCCGAGCTCCAGAAGGAAGCCGCCTTCGTCACCGCGTTCCGCTACCTGAAGAACCGCATCTCGGTGTTTCTCGCGCTGCCGATCGAAAAGGTCGACCGCCTCGCGCTCGGCAACCGCCTGCGCGACATCGGCCAACTCGACGGCGCGACCATGAAGGCATCGGCGGATCGCGTTTGA